The following is a genomic window from Paenibacillus sp. FSL R5-0766.
GGTAATGCTGGCGTGACGATTGGTTCGAACTACATGCCATGGGAAAATGCACAAAAATGCGCAGATATCGTGAAGCTGGCAGGTTACAACTACGCGGAAAAATATTACGACAAACATCATGAAGAACATCCAGATTGGATCATCTATGGTAGTGAAACGTCTTCTGTGGTACAGAGTCGTGGTATCTATCACTTCCCATTCGAACAGCCGATTCTGGCAGATGATGATGAGCAGTGCTCGGCTTTGGGTAACAGTACGACGAGCTGGGGCGCGAAGTCGGCAGAATACTGCATCTTGGCAGAGCGGGATACACCGTATTCGCTGGGGCAGTTCCTGTGGACTGGATTCGATTATATCGGAGAACCGACGCCGTATCATACGAAGAATTCGTATTTTGGACAGCTGGATACAGCAACGTTCCCGAAAGACTCCTACTATATCTACCAAGCGGCTTGGACGGATTATAAGAAAAGTCCGATGGTTCACTTGTTCCCTTACTGGGATTTCAGCCCGGGTCAGATCATTGATGTACGCGTGTGCAGCAACGCACCTAAGATTGAGCTGCAACTCAACGGTAAAACCATTGGCACCTACGATATCGATCATGCTAATGGAACACAGCTGTCAGGCTGGTGGAAAGTGCCGTACGAAGAGGGCGAGCTAAAAGCGATCGCTTACGATGAGAACGGGCAGATCATTGCAACCGATGTGCAAAGATCCTATACGGATGCGAAGAAAATTCGTCTGCAGGCGGATCGGGAGCAGTTGCAAGCGAATGGCACAGACCTGATTTTTGTAGAAATTGATGTGGAAGATGAAGCGGGTAATCCGGTGCACAATGCGAATAACCGCGTGCAAGTTCAGGTGACGGGTGCAGGTCGATTGCTCGGTCTGGATAACGGGGACAGCACGGACTATGATCCATACAAAGGATTGAGCAGAAGACTGTTCAGCGGCAAACTGATGGCGATCATCGGAGCGACAAATGAACCTGGAACGGTGCGGATTGAAGTTTCTTCCGAAGGATTGGAAGAGGCTGTAGCTGAGTTTGAATCGCGTATTGTGGATGCGGAACTGGTTAATGAGAAACAAGTGAAAGCTGTCTTCATGAACAATGAAGAACGTCCGGTGCTTACGGGGAATGCTCAAGAGATTCCTTTGCGGAAAATTGAGATCATCAGTAAAGCAGGACAGTTGCTCGATCCGTCCAACCCGGAGCTGGTCGTAACCGCCAAGCTGTATCCGGAGAACACTTCTTACCGAGATATCGAGTGGGCCGTTGTGAACGATGCGGGGATCGAGTCCAACATTTCCAAAGTGGAAGCTGTTGAAGTAGAAACGGGCGACAACGGTGAGCATCAACATGCGGTGAAGGTATCGGCTATAGGTGACGGGGAGTTCCGGCTTCGCGCAACCAGTACCAACGGTACGGATAAAACGAAACTCATCTCCCAGCTGGAGTTCAAGGCGGAAGGTCTCGGCACAGCCTACAAAGATCCATACGGCTTCATCACGGGCGGACTGTACGATTACACCAAAGGTGAGGTTGGTAACGGCAATGAGCGCGGGGTAGCGACAAGTCGGGATGGAGAGACGCACGTAGGCTTCCGTAATATTGACTTCGGACCGTACGGCTCCGATACCATAACGATTCCTATTTTCACGCTGTCCACTGAGGACTACTTCATTCAGATCTGGGAAGGTATGCCGGATGAAGAGGGAAGCACGATGATCGCAGATGTGGTGTATGACAAAGAGTCCATCTGGAATGTGTACCAGGAAGAGACATACCAATTGTCCAAACGCCTTAGCGGGATCACTTCGATCTGTTTTGTGCTGAAGCAGAAGATTCATATTAAAGGCTTCTCCTTCGAACGTCAGAGTCGGGCCTTCGAGCAGAATGCGGCTGCATCCTGTGATCATCTCTATGGAGATACGTTTAAAATTGAGGGTGACCGTGTTGAAGGCATCGGGAACAATGTATCGTTGGAGTTTGAAAATATGGACTTTACGGCAGAAGGCACATCGAAGCTTGTGATCTATGGTCATTCACCGATTGATAAGAATACGATTCATATTCGCTTCGCAGGTGCGGACGGACAGAGTAACCAGTTGGTTGAGTTTACGCAGTCAAGTGGATATGAAGAGCGGGTGTTTGAACTTGAACAGGTGAAAGGTGAGCAGAAAGTAAGCTTTATCTTCCTGCCAGGCAGTCAGTTTGACTTCGGCTGGTTCCGATTCGAGAAATAGAGTACAGATCAATCCCCTTCAAGTAAAAGGTGTTCGTTCAGAACATGTGGTTACTTGAAGGGGATTTTTTAATATTGTGTATCGCTGATGCAAGAAAACGGAGCGCTCATGCCTTCTTCTATGGAGAAAAAATGTTGCAGAAGTTATTGTTCCATTTTACGTTGTAATGAAGAAATCCCCTCGGGTCTACGGTGTTGATCGCATGTCATTATGCGATCTTTTTTCACTGTAACCAGGAGGGGATATGGTAGGCCAACTTTTGGTTTAGAGCTGAACTGCTGTTTTCTTACTTTCTTTACGTTTCTTAGCGTATTCTGCTGTAGCGGTAAACAAGACATCCGAGGATGAATTCAGTGACGTTTCAAAAGAGTCTTGCAACACTCCGATGATGAAGCCAACCCCAACGACTTGCATCGCAACATCATTCGATATACCGAACAAGCTGCATGCCATAGGAATAAGAAGAAGAGAGCCACCTGCCACACCCGAGGCGCCTGTAGCGGCTACAGCGGACAACACGCTGAGAATTAACGCTGTTCCAAAATCCACTTGAATGCCCATCGTATGAACGGCTGCAAGGGATAAGACCGATATGGTAACGGCTGCCCCCGCCATATTAATCGTAGCGCCCAACGGGATGGATACCGAATACGTATCCTTGTCCAAGCCTAACTTTTCACACAATCTCATATTGACTGGAATGTTCGCCGCAGAACTTCGTGTAAAGAATGCCGTAATCCCGCTTTCTCTTAAGCACTGCAAGACGAGGGGGTATGGATTCTTACGAATGTTCAGATACACGATGAGCGGATTGACAACAAGCGCCGTAAACAACATGCATCCAACAAGAACGGAAAGTAATTTGCCGTATCCCAACAAAGACGAGAGTCCGCTTGTTGTAATGGAGTCAAAAATAAGACCCATAATCCCGAACGGTGCAAACTGGATTACCCATTTCACAATCTTCGATACAGCTTCCGAGAATTGAGTAATCAGGTTTTTGGTGTTATCACTGGAGCTTTTGAGAGCAACACCAAGCAGTACCGCCCAAGCCAGAATACCAATATAGTTAGCGTTCATCAGTGCACTTACCGGATTATCTACCAACTTCAATAACAAGCTCTTCAAGACCTCTACAATGCCATCAGGTGGAGTCAATTCTTGCACGCCCGATACCAAAGTCAATGTCACCGGAAATAGGTAACTTGCCGCAACAGCGAGTAGCCCAGCCAGAAAGGTACTCATAACGTAAAGGACGATAATCCTTTTCATATTGGTTTGAACACCTTTTCGATGGTTGGATATAGCGGCCATCACCAAAAGTAACACTAAGATTGGAGCAACCGCCTTTAATGCTGAGACAAATAAGGAACCAAAAAGTGCAATTCCTGTTGCACCGGGCACGATTAGGGCCAAGACAATCCCCAAGACAATTCCTAGTAAAATTCGTTTAATAAGACTCATTCGGTTCCATTTCGTTAATGCCGTTCTCATCCATATTCCTCCGAGTTTCAATATAAAATCTTATCAAGCAACGCATCGGCGCTGTACTGGAGCATAGCGTTAGTTTATCACGGAATTTGTCTCTTGTGTGGTCTGGTAATATTTGTATTATAGATCATCCCATCCCCCGCTGTCCTTTTGCCTTCTCCATCATGTATACCTTTGTTCATATGCTGATGTTTAGTCTCTATTATGTATTTTTCGCCTCAGAACAGTTCAGTTCCGCGGTAACTCAGGGGGACAGCGTTTTCTTGAATGGGAATATGCAGCGAGTGGTGGAGATGGGGATGAGTTTGACCATGGTAGTAGCGTTGTTTGTAGTATTCCAAGGCTGGAGCTATTGGACGACA
Proteins encoded in this region:
- a CDS encoding glycoside hydrolase family 2, producing the protein MNQKRLFNDGWQFAKSKLDVTEPAGLVYEPVELPHDWLIYNTLELYEDSIGWYRKTFHYTKDEQQLLLCFDGVYMDSSVYVNGQLVGEWKYGYSAFEHEITNALVEGDNEIVVKVVHQSPNSRWYSGAGIYRHVWLKTRDRNHIVTDGIYVSINQQPNGWQVEVDTELNLEQNQQAELVHTILYEGQVVASSQANVAASVVEKAVAATDSQQLMVVNPNLWSPDEPHLYELVTELRLISEDRTVESVSQRIGFRDIKLDANEGFHLNGVKMKLNGVCEHHDLGALGAAFNLTALRRRFVLLKEMGVNAIRTAHNMPAKEFMELADEMGMLVVSEAFDMWERAKTPYDYARFFPEWVHTDVKSWVKRDRNHASLIMWSIGNEIYDTHADERGQEVTRMLMDYVLEFDPKGNAGVTIGSNYMPWENAQKCADIVKLAGYNYAEKYYDKHHEEHPDWIIYGSETSSVVQSRGIYHFPFEQPILADDDEQCSALGNSTTSWGAKSAEYCILAERDTPYSLGQFLWTGFDYIGEPTPYHTKNSYFGQLDTATFPKDSYYIYQAAWTDYKKSPMVHLFPYWDFSPGQIIDVRVCSNAPKIELQLNGKTIGTYDIDHANGTQLSGWWKVPYEEGELKAIAYDENGQIIATDVQRSYTDAKKIRLQADREQLQANGTDLIFVEIDVEDEAGNPVHNANNRVQVQVTGAGRLLGLDNGDSTDYDPYKGLSRRLFSGKLMAIIGATNEPGTVRIEVSSEGLEEAVAEFESRIVDAELVNEKQVKAVFMNNEERPVLTGNAQEIPLRKIEIISKAGQLLDPSNPELVVTAKLYPENTSYRDIEWAVVNDAGIESNISKVEAVEVETGDNGEHQHAVKVSAIGDGEFRLRATSTNGTDKTKLISQLEFKAEGLGTAYKDPYGFITGGLYDYTKGEVGNGNERGVATSRDGETHVGFRNIDFGPYGSDTITIPIFTLSTEDYFIQIWEGMPDEEGSTMIADVVYDKESIWNVYQEETYQLSKRLSGITSICFVLKQKIHIKGFSFERQSRAFEQNAAASCDHLYGDTFKIEGDRVEGIGNNVSLEFENMDFTAEGTSKLVIYGHSPIDKNTIHIRFAGADGQSNQLVEFTQSSGYEERVFELEQVKGEQKVSFIFLPGSQFDFGWFRFEK
- the sstT gene encoding serine/threonine transporter SstT; this encodes MRTALTKWNRMSLIKRILLGIVLGIVLALIVPGATGIALFGSLFVSALKAVAPILVLLLVMAAISNHRKGVQTNMKRIIVLYVMSTFLAGLLAVAASYLFPVTLTLVSGVQELTPPDGIVEVLKSLLLKLVDNPVSALMNANYIGILAWAVLLGVALKSSSDNTKNLITQFSEAVSKIVKWVIQFAPFGIMGLIFDSITTSGLSSLLGYGKLLSVLVGCMLFTALVVNPLIVYLNIRKNPYPLVLQCLRESGITAFFTRSSAANIPVNMRLCEKLGLDKDTYSVSIPLGATINMAGAAVTISVLSLAAVHTMGIQVDFGTALILSVLSAVAATGASGVAGGSLLLIPMACSLFGISNDVAMQVVGVGFIIGVLQDSFETSLNSSSDVLFTATAEYAKKRKESKKTAVQL